In Defluviitalea raffinosedens, a genomic segment contains:
- a CDS encoding Na/Pi cotransporter family protein, whose amino-acid sequence MEDYTKIIFALIGGLGLFIYGMQIMAEGLQKSAGNKMKKLLEILTNNRFMGVLVGAGVTAIIQSSSATTVMVVGFVNAGLMNLTQAAGVIMGANIGTTVTGWIVSSAEWAKLLNPSELAPLAIAIGVVMMLFAKKKAIKQIGEIIAGFGILFVGLDMMGDAVKPLRNSPVFAEVFLTLGHNPLLGVFAGFAVTAIIQSSSASVGILQTLAAASLVPWSAAVYIIMGQNIGTCVTAMLSSIGATKNAKRAAYIHLLFNIIGTIIFSILAVVYFYFINPHFGLELIGMTEISIVHTIFNIANTIILFPFAGMLVYLSGIFVRGKDEEDESGLRHLDERILETPTFAVENAIKEVVRMGHMAAENTKLAIEALLEKDEKKVEKVFKREKNINVLNRTITPYLVKISNSPINEQQSSLVTGLFHTVGDIERVGDHAENIAELAQFAIEEKVQLSDSAILELRTMAEKCIECFEDAIRAREENDPILAKSVEPNEDMVDKMEKELRKRHIERLAKNECSATSGVVFLDVISNLERISDHASNIALSVLDGHK is encoded by the coding sequence ATGGAAGATTACACCAAGATTATTTTTGCTCTAATTGGAGGTTTAGGATTATTTATTTATGGGATGCAGATTATGGCAGAAGGCCTTCAAAAATCTGCAGGAAATAAGATGAAAAAATTGTTAGAGATCCTGACAAATAATCGTTTCATGGGTGTGTTGGTTGGTGCCGGTGTTACGGCTATTATTCAAAGCAGTTCTGCCACTACAGTTATGGTAGTTGGTTTTGTGAATGCCGGATTAATGAATTTAACTCAGGCTGCAGGCGTCATAATGGGAGCAAATATTGGGACCACAGTTACTGGTTGGATTGTATCCAGTGCAGAGTGGGCAAAGTTGTTAAATCCTTCTGAATTGGCTCCATTAGCGATAGCAATTGGAGTTGTCATGATGTTATTTGCGAAGAAAAAAGCTATAAAGCAAATTGGTGAAATTATTGCAGGGTTTGGTATTCTCTTTGTTGGATTAGATATGATGGGAGATGCGGTTAAGCCACTTAGAAATTCTCCGGTCTTTGCAGAAGTATTTTTAACTTTAGGACACAATCCTCTTTTAGGAGTTTTCGCAGGATTTGCAGTTACAGCGATCATTCAAAGCAGTTCGGCTTCCGTAGGGATTCTTCAGACTTTGGCGGCGGCTTCTTTGGTGCCCTGGAGTGCTGCTGTATACATCATTATGGGACAAAATATCGGTACTTGTGTTACAGCAATGCTTTCAAGTATTGGTGCGACAAAGAATGCAAAGAGGGCAGCCTACATCCATTTATTATTTAACATAATAGGAACAATTATATTCTCAATACTTGCTGTTGTATATTTTTATTTTATTAATCCACATTTTGGTTTGGAATTAATTGGTATGACTGAAATAAGTATTGTTCACACGATCTTTAATATAGCCAATACAATCATTTTATTTCCTTTTGCTGGAATGCTTGTTTATTTATCAGGAATATTTGTTAGAGGAAAAGATGAAGAAGATGAAAGTGGTCTTCGTCATTTAGACGAAAGAATTCTTGAAACACCTACTTTTGCAGTTGAAAATGCTATTAAAGAAGTGGTAAGAATGGGGCACATGGCTGCAGAAAATACAAAATTGGCTATAGAAGCCTTGCTAGAGAAGGACGAGAAAAAAGTAGAGAAAGTATTTAAAAGAGAAAAAAATATTAATGTTCTTAACAGAACCATTACACCATACCTTGTTAAGATTTCAAATTCCCCGATTAATGAACAGCAAAGTTCTCTTGTTACAGGCCTGTTTCATACTGTTGGAGACATAGAAAGAGTAGGGGATCATGCAGAAAATATTGCAGAATTGGCTCAGTTTGCAATTGAGGAAAAAGTACAGTTATCGGATTCAGCAATACTGGAATTAAGGACGATGGCTGAAAAATGCATTGAATGTTTTGAAGATGCAATCCGGGCACGGGAAGAAAATGATCCAATATTGGCTAAGTCAGTAGAGCCTAATGAAGATATGGTTGATAAAATGGAAAAGGAACTTCGTAAAAGACATATAGAACGACTTGCTAAAAATGAATGCAGTGCTACATCAGGAGTAGTCTTCCTTGATGTAATAAGCAATTTAGAAAGAATCTCGGACCATGCGTCAAATATTGCTCTTTCAGTTCTTGACGGCCATAAATAA
- a CDS encoding sugar-binding transcriptional regulator — translation MTNLHVTLQKIIPEGILDLERRYEILKTVLYSAPIGRRALAAHLNLSERIVRAEVDFLRQNAFLKVTSSGMEITSEGYTLVQDLEHLMYEIKGLTELEKKVSKILNINKVIIVPGNSDENDMFKKDIGKAAARLLLSMIRPGNTIAITGGSTVNQMVKAIQPLGSTYDDVFVLPARGSVGHRVEYQSNTLASELAQKLGAKYKLLNIPDHLSKKSLESIIKEPEIQDTLEKVSKADILIFGIGNALKMAEKRGLSETILDFLRRKEAVAEAFGYYFDPSGNIVYTSRSVGIKLDDIKKIPYMIAVAGGTSKAQAIKAAGHLLKHGCVVMDEGAANEIIRCAKL, via the coding sequence ATGACAAATTTACATGTGACACTTCAGAAGATTATTCCTGAAGGAATTTTAGATTTAGAAAGAAGATATGAAATTTTAAAGACAGTTTTATATTCTGCTCCTATAGGAAGAAGAGCTTTGGCAGCTCATTTGAATCTTTCCGAAAGAATCGTCAGAGCTGAAGTTGATTTCTTAAGACAAAATGCTTTTCTTAAAGTTACTTCTTCAGGAATGGAAATCACTTCAGAAGGATATACTCTTGTCCAGGATTTAGAACATTTAATGTATGAAATTAAAGGTCTCACTGAATTGGAAAAAAAGGTTTCAAAGATTTTAAATATTAATAAAGTGATTATTGTTCCAGGAAATTCTGATGAAAATGATATGTTTAAAAAAGATATCGGGAAAGCAGCAGCAAGGCTATTGCTAAGTATGATCAGACCGGGAAACACCATTGCAATTACCGGAGGAAGTACGGTAAATCAAATGGTAAAGGCAATTCAGCCCTTAGGCAGCACGTATGATGATGTGTTCGTTTTGCCAGCCAGAGGAAGTGTAGGGCACAGAGTAGAATATCAATCCAATACCTTAGCTTCTGAATTGGCGCAAAAATTAGGGGCAAAATATAAATTGTTGAATATTCCCGATCATTTAAGTAAAAAATCTTTAGAGAGTATTATTAAAGAGCCAGAGATTCAAGACACCCTTGAAAAAGTTTCAAAAGCAGACATATTAATTTTTGGAATTGGGAATGCTTTAAAAATGGCAGAAAAAAGAGGACTCTCAGAGACTATTTTAGATTTCTTAAGAAGAAAAGAAGCTGTTGCAGAGGCATTTGGATATTATTTTGATCCCAGTGGTAATATTGTATATACTTCCCGATCTGTTGGAATTAAGCTAGACGATATTAAAAAAATTCCTTATATGATTGCAGTGGCAGGAGGAACTTCTAAGGCTCAAGCGATCAAAGCAGCAGGGCATCTGCTCAAGCATGGTTGCGTTGTGATGGATGAAGGTGCTGCAAATGAAATTATTAGGTGTGCAAAATTATAA
- the gap gene encoding type I glyceraldehyde-3-phosphate dehydrogenase → MAKIAINGFGRIGRNAFKVAIAQGLDVVAINDLTDPKTLAHLLKYDTCFGKFEGTVEAKEGALVVNGKEIKVLAEKNPADLPWKELGVDIVIESTGIFRKKEQAQLHIDAGAKKVIISAPGKGTKSIVMGVNEGDYNPAEDHIVDNASCTTNCLAPFAKVLHDKFEIKRGIMTTVHSYTNDQRILDLPHSDLRRARAAAESIIPTTTGAAEAVAKVIPSLKGKLTGMAMRVPTPTVSVVDLTVELGKTVTVEEVNAALKAAADDKVLGYTEEPLVSIDFKKDPRSSIIDGLSTMVIDGNLVKVVSWYDNEWGYSNRIVDLTKYIAERL, encoded by the coding sequence ATGGCAAAAATTGCAATTAATGGTTTTGGACGCATTGGACGTAATGCATTTAAAGTAGCGATCGCACAAGGATTGGATGTTGTAGCAATCAACGATTTAACAGATCCTAAAACATTAGCTCATTTATTAAAATATGATACTTGCTTTGGCAAATTCGAAGGAACAGTTGAAGCTAAAGAAGGCGCTTTAGTTGTTAATGGAAAAGAAATCAAAGTGCTTGCAGAAAAGAATCCAGCTGATCTTCCTTGGAAAGAATTAGGTGTAGATATCGTAATCGAATCTACAGGTATTTTCAGAAAGAAAGAACAAGCTCAATTACATATTGATGCAGGTGCAAAGAAAGTTATCATCTCCGCTCCTGGAAAAGGAACAAAATCTATTGTTATGGGAGTTAACGAAGGGGATTATAACCCAGCTGAAGACCATATCGTTGACAACGCTTCTTGTACAACAAACTGTTTAGCACCATTTGCTAAAGTGCTTCATGATAAATTTGAAATTAAGAGAGGAATTATGACAACAGTTCACTCTTATACAAATGACCAAAGAATTTTGGATTTACCTCACAGTGACTTAAGAAGAGCTCGTGCTGCTGCTGAATCCATTATTCCTACAACAACTGGTGCTGCAGAAGCAGTTGCTAAAGTTATTCCTTCTCTTAAAGGAAAATTAACTGGTATGGCTATGCGTGTACCTACTCCTACAGTATCTGTAGTTGATTTAACTGTAGAATTAGGAAAAACTGTAACAGTTGAAGAAGTTAATGCTGCTTTAAAAGCTGCTGCTGATGACAAAGTATTAGGATACACTGAAGAACCATTAGTATCCATCGACTTCAAAAAAGATCCTCGTTCCTCCATCATTGATGGATTATCCACAATGGTAATCGATGGAAACTTAGTAAAAGTTGTTTCCTGGTATGACAATGAATGGGGTTATTCAAACAGAATTGTTGACCTCACAAAATACATTGCAGAACGTTTATAA
- a CDS encoding phosphoglycerate kinase, with product MLKKKSVDDIQVKGKRVLVRCDFNVPLKDGVITDENRLVAALPTIKKLINDGGKVILCSHLGKPKGEPKPELSLAPVAKRLSELLEKEVVFAKDDTVVGENAKKAVAEMKEGDVVLLENTRYRKEETKNIDDFSKELASLADVFVNDAFGTAHRAHCSNVGVTQFIEGDCAVGYLMQKEIEFLGNAVNNPVRPFVAILGGAKVSDKINVINNLLDKVDTLIIGGGMAYTFIKALGHEVGKSLLEADKIDYAKEMIQKAEEKGVKLLLPVDHVVAQEFKNDTPFKVVPRGGIEPDWEGLDIGPETRALYAEAVKDAKTVVWNGPMGVFEFENFAQGTMAVAKALSETDATTIIGGGDSAAAVNQLGFGDKMTHISTGGGASLEFLEGKELPGVAAADDKE from the coding sequence ATGCTTAAGAAAAAGTCAGTTGATGATATCCAAGTTAAAGGGAAAAGAGTATTAGTTAGATGTGATTTTAACGTACCATTAAAAGATGGTGTTATTACAGATGAAAATAGACTTGTTGCAGCACTGCCAACCATTAAGAAATTAATCAATGACGGTGGAAAAGTAATTCTTTGCTCTCACTTAGGAAAACCAAAAGGAGAACCTAAACCAGAATTATCTTTAGCACCTGTTGCAAAAAGATTAAGCGAATTATTAGAAAAAGAAGTAGTATTTGCAAAAGATGATACTGTAGTTGGAGAAAATGCAAAAAAAGCTGTTGCTGAAATGAAAGAAGGAGACGTTGTTCTTCTTGAAAACACAAGATATCGTAAAGAAGAAACTAAGAATATTGATGATTTTAGCAAAGAACTTGCAAGTCTTGCAGACGTATTTGTAAATGATGCTTTTGGTACAGCACACAGAGCTCACTGCTCCAACGTTGGAGTTACTCAATTCATCGAAGGAGACTGTGCAGTAGGGTATTTAATGCAAAAAGAAATTGAGTTCTTAGGTAATGCAGTAAACAACCCAGTAAGACCTTTCGTTGCGATCTTAGGCGGAGCAAAAGTATCTGACAAAATTAATGTAATTAATAACCTCCTTGATAAAGTAGACACATTAATTATTGGCGGCGGAATGGCTTATACTTTCATAAAAGCATTGGGTCATGAAGTAGGTAAGTCATTATTAGAAGCTGACAAGATTGACTATGCAAAAGAAATGATTCAAAAAGCAGAAGAAAAAGGCGTAAAATTATTACTTCCTGTAGACCATGTAGTGGCTCAAGAATTTAAAAATGATACTCCATTTAAAGTAGTACCAAGAGGAGGAATTGAGCCTGATTGGGAAGGTCTTGACATTGGACCAGAAACAAGAGCACTTTATGCCGAAGCTGTAAAAGATGCTAAAACAGTTGTTTGGAACGGACCTATGGGCGTATTCGAATTTGAAAACTTCGCGCAAGGAACAATGGCAGTTGCAAAAGCTTTATCAGAAACAGATGCAACAACCATTATCGGTGGAGGAGATTCTGCTGCAGCAGTAAACCAATTAGGATTTGGCGATAAGATGACTCACATTTCTACTGGTGGCGGAGCTTCATTAGAATTCCTTGAAGGTAAAGAATTACCAGGCGTGGCAGCAGCAGACGACAAAGAATAA
- the tpiA gene encoding triose-phosphate isomerase → MMRKKIIAGNWKMNKTPSEAVKLVEELKPLVNTTDVDVVFCPPFVCLPAVLDAVKGTNIAVGAQNMHYEESGAYTGEVAPNMLVELGVKYVIIGHSERRAYFAETDEIVNKKVLKAIEHNLIPIICVGETLEQREQGITVDLVRLQTKIALKDVPAEKAKDVVIAYEPIWAIGTGKTATSEQAEEVCAAIRQVVAEIYDASVAESLRIQYGGSVNAENAKELFEMANIDGGLVGGASLKVDFSKIVNYNN, encoded by the coding sequence ATGATGAGAAAAAAAATTATTGCAGGAAACTGGAAGATGAATAAAACTCCTTCAGAAGCGGTAAAATTAGTAGAGGAATTAAAGCCTTTAGTAAATACTACAGATGTTGATGTAGTATTTTGCCCTCCTTTTGTTTGTCTTCCAGCTGTATTAGATGCAGTTAAAGGAACAAACATCGCTGTAGGTGCTCAGAATATGCATTATGAAGAAAGCGGAGCATATACAGGAGAAGTTGCACCTAATATGTTGGTAGAGTTAGGTGTTAAATATGTTATTATCGGACATTCTGAAAGAAGAGCTTATTTTGCAGAAACCGATGAAATCGTAAATAAGAAAGTTCTCAAAGCTATTGAACACAACCTTATTCCTATTATTTGCGTAGGAGAAACGTTAGAGCAGAGAGAACAGGGGATTACAGTTGATTTGGTTCGACTTCAAACCAAAATTGCTTTAAAAGATGTTCCAGCAGAAAAAGCGAAAGATGTAGTCATTGCTTATGAGCCTATCTGGGCAATTGGTACTGGTAAAACAGCTACATCAGAGCAAGCTGAAGAAGTTTGTGCTGCAATTCGTCAAGTAGTTGCAGAAATTTATGATGCTTCTGTAGCTGAATCACTTCGCATACAATACGGCGGAAGTGTAAATGCCGAAAATGCAAAAGAGCTTTTTGAAATGGCAAATATTGATGGAGGCTTAGTTGGTGGAGCAAGCTTGAAAGTAGATTTTAGCAAAATTGTGAATTACAACAACTAA
- the gpmI gene encoding 2,3-bisphosphoglycerate-independent phosphoglycerate mutase, with protein sequence MRKKPTVLMILDGFGLNDRCDGNAVCQGKTPVLDSLMKKYPFVKGYASGMDVGLPEGQMGNSEVGHLNIGAGRIVYQELTRITKSILDGDFFENEALLSAVENCKQNNSSLHLYGLLSDGGVHSHNTHLYALLELAKRHGLSKVYVHAFLDGRDTPPASGKDYVQQLQDKINELGVGKIATVMGRYYAMDRDNRWERVKLAYDAMVLGTGEKAEDAVQAVQLSYENEVYDEFVLPTVILTNGEPTAMIQPHDSIICFNFRPDRAREITRCFCDEEFSGFERANGFFPVKYVAFTEYDITIKNKSVAFKPTKLTKTFGEYLAEKGLKQLRLAETEKYAHVTFFFNGGVEKPNEGEDRILVPSPKVATYDLKPEMSAIEVTDRLVEAILSENYDVIIINYANPDMVGHTGIMGAAVKAIETVDACVGRVVDAILKVDGQMFICADHGNSEQLVDYETGEPFTAHTTNPVPFILVNAGEGIELREGGKLADIVPTLLDLMGLEKPEEMTGNSLLIRK encoded by the coding sequence ATGAGAAAAAAACCAACCGTGTTGATGATCCTTGACGGTTTTGGATTAAATGACCGCTGTGATGGAAATGCTGTATGTCAGGGGAAAACCCCTGTACTCGACAGTCTCATGAAAAAATATCCTTTTGTAAAAGGATATGCCAGTGGAATGGACGTAGGCCTTCCTGAAGGTCAAATGGGAAACTCTGAAGTAGGGCATTTGAACATTGGAGCAGGTCGAATAGTATACCAAGAACTGACAAGAATCACGAAATCTATTCTAGATGGAGACTTTTTTGAAAACGAAGCACTGCTCAGTGCAGTTGAAAACTGTAAGCAAAACAATTCTTCCCTTCACCTGTATGGTCTTTTATCCGATGGTGGTGTACATAGTCACAACACACACCTGTACGCACTGTTGGAATTAGCAAAAAGACATGGTTTGTCAAAGGTTTATGTACATGCTTTCTTAGATGGCAGAGATACTCCTCCTGCATCCGGTAAAGATTATGTTCAACAATTACAGGACAAAATCAATGAACTCGGTGTGGGAAAGATTGCAACCGTGATGGGAAGATATTATGCGATGGACCGTGACAACAGATGGGAAAGAGTAAAACTTGCATATGATGCGATGGTTTTAGGTACCGGAGAAAAAGCCGAAGATGCAGTGCAGGCAGTGCAATTATCTTATGAAAATGAAGTTTATGATGAGTTCGTGCTTCCAACAGTTATTCTGACCAATGGTGAACCAACGGCTATGATTCAACCTCATGATTCTATTATTTGCTTTAATTTTAGACCTGACAGAGCAAGAGAAATCACAAGATGTTTTTGTGATGAAGAATTTAGTGGTTTTGAAAGAGCCAACGGTTTCTTCCCAGTGAAGTACGTTGCTTTTACTGAATATGATATCACCATTAAAAATAAATCTGTTGCCTTTAAGCCTACAAAACTTACAAAAACTTTTGGAGAATATCTGGCTGAAAAAGGTTTAAAACAGCTTCGTCTTGCAGAAACTGAAAAATATGCTCATGTGACTTTCTTTTTCAATGGTGGAGTAGAAAAACCAAACGAAGGAGAGGACAGAATATTAGTTCCATCTCCTAAAGTGGCGACTTATGATCTCAAACCAGAAATGAGTGCCATTGAAGTTACAGATCGTCTTGTTGAGGCAATTCTTTCTGAAAACTATGATGTCATTATTATTAACTATGCAAACCCTGATATGGTAGGACATACAGGTATCATGGGTGCTGCAGTTAAAGCGATAGAAACAGTGGATGCTTGTGTAGGTCGTGTAGTAGATGCAATCTTAAAAGTAGACGGTCAAATGTTTATCTGCGCTGACCATGGAAACTCAGAACAATTGGTTGACTACGAAACAGGAGAACCTTTTACAGCACACACGACAAATCCAGTACCATTTATCTTGGTAAATGCCGGTGAAGGAATAGAATTAAGAGAAGGTGGAAAACTAGCAGATATTGTCCCCACTCTTCTTGACCTAATGGGACTTGAAAAACCAGAAGAAATGACTGGAAATTCTCTTCTCATTAGAAAGTAG
- the eno gene encoding phosphopyruvate hydratase, with protein MKGYLEILDVFAREILDSRANPTVEVEVIVDAEGRQVVGRAAVPSGASTGAFEAVELRDGGDRYVGKGVQNAVDNVNNIIAEEIIGMNALDQVAIDKKMIELDGTPNKGKLGANAILGVSMAVAKAAAEALDMPLYQYLGGFNAKVMPVPMMNILNGGKHADNTVDLQEFMIMPVGAKSFKEALRMCAEVYHSLKKVLSEKGLSTAVGDEGGFAPDLATSEEAIQVIIDAVEKAGYKPGDDIRIAIDAAASELYNEETKKYHFPGESKMKGQEIARTSEEMVAYYEELVNKFPIISLEDGLNEEDWEGWKLLTERLGKRIQLVGDDLFVTNTERLSRGIELGVANSILIKVNQIGTLTETFNAIQMANRAGMTAVVSHRSGETEDATIADIVVAVNAGQIKTGAPCRSDRVAKYNQLLRIEEELGDVAEYLGLDAWFNLK; from the coding sequence ATGAAGGGATATTTAGAAATCTTAGACGTATTTGCTAGAGAGATTCTTGATTCCAGAGCCAATCCAACAGTAGAAGTTGAGGTTATTGTTGATGCAGAAGGAAGACAAGTAGTAGGAAGAGCTGCTGTACCTTCTGGAGCATCAACAGGAGCTTTTGAAGCTGTAGAATTAAGAGACGGCGGAGACAGATATGTAGGTAAGGGTGTTCAAAATGCAGTGGATAATGTTAACAACATTATTGCAGAAGAAATCATCGGTATGAATGCTCTTGACCAAGTTGCAATAGACAAAAAAATGATCGAATTAGATGGGACACCAAACAAAGGTAAATTAGGTGCTAATGCAATTCTTGGGGTATCTATGGCTGTTGCAAAAGCAGCCGCAGAAGCTTTAGATATGCCATTATATCAATATCTTGGCGGATTTAATGCTAAAGTGATGCCTGTACCAATGATGAACATCTTGAATGGCGGAAAACATGCAGATAACACAGTAGACCTTCAAGAATTCATGATTATGCCAGTTGGTGCAAAATCCTTCAAAGAAGCTTTAAGAATGTGTGCAGAAGTATATCACAGCCTTAAGAAAGTATTAAGTGAAAAGGGATTATCAACTGCAGTAGGTGATGAGGGTGGATTTGCTCCTGACTTAGCAACATCAGAAGAAGCAATCCAAGTTATTATTGATGCAGTTGAAAAAGCAGGATACAAACCTGGGGACGATATCCGTATTGCAATTGATGCTGCTGCTTCTGAATTATACAATGAAGAAACAAAGAAATATCACTTCCCTGGCGAAAGCAAAATGAAAGGTCAGGAAATAGCAAGAACTTCTGAAGAAATGGTTGCTTACTATGAAGAATTAGTAAATAAATTCCCAATTATCTCTTTGGAAGACGGTTTAAACGAAGAAGACTGGGAAGGATGGAAGCTGTTAACTGAAAGATTAGGTAAGAGAATTCAATTAGTTGGAGATGACTTATTCGTAACCAACACCGAAAGATTATCCAGAGGAATTGAATTAGGTGTTGCTAACTCCATCCTTATTAAAGTAAACCAAATCGGAACATTAACCGAAACTTTCAATGCTATTCAAATGGCTAACAGAGCAGGAATGACAGCAGTTGTTTCTCATAGATCCGGAGAAACTGAAGATGCAACGATTGCTGACATTGTTGTAGCTGTAAATGCAGGACAAATTAAGACCGGAGCACCTTGCCGTTCTGACCGTGTTGCTAAATACAATCAGCTTCTTCGCATTGAAGAAGAATTAGGCGATGTAGCAGAATATTTAGGTTTGGATGCATGGTTCAATTTAAAATAA
- the secG gene encoding preprotein translocase subunit SecG — MKTLMIGGVEVNVLSIILSVIYVLLAIGLITIVLLQEGKSAGLGSIGGAAETYWGKNKARSLEGTFEKYTKIGAGLFIVLALILNILIK, encoded by the coding sequence ATGAAAACATTGATGATAGGAGGTGTAGAAGTGAACGTACTTTCAATTATTTTATCTGTTATATATGTACTATTGGCTATTGGATTAATTACTATTGTTCTCCTTCAGGAAGGAAAATCAGCAGGTTTAGGAAGTATAGGTGGTGCAGCAGAAACCTATTGGGGAAAAAACAAAGCGCGTAGTTTGGAAGGGACTTTTGAAAAATATACTAAGATCGGTGCAGGATTATTCATTGTTCTTGCCTTGATCCTTAATATTTTGATTAAATAA